A region of Beijerinckia sp. 28-YEA-48 DNA encodes the following proteins:
- a CDS encoding YqaA family protein, giving the protein MIAGVYATLFATAFLAATILPFSSELVLVGYLATSDRPWAMLIAVASLGNVLGSITNWALGRGLNLFRERRWFPVDARALARAERWYHRYGRWSLLLSWVPIIGDPLTVIAGFLREPLWIFILIVGVVKVARYLVVAAAVAGFV; this is encoded by the coding sequence ATGATCGCTGGTGTTTACGCGACTTTGTTCGCCACGGCCTTCCTGGCCGCGACCATCCTGCCGTTCTCTTCCGAACTGGTGCTGGTCGGATATTTGGCCACGAGCGACCGGCCTTGGGCGATGCTGATCGCCGTGGCCAGCCTCGGCAATGTGCTGGGATCGATCACCAATTGGGCGCTGGGACGCGGGCTCAATCTGTTTCGCGAGCGGCGCTGGTTTCCTGTTGATGCCCGTGCGCTGGCCCGCGCCGAGCGCTGGTATCACCGCTATGGCCGCTGGTCCTTGCTGTTGAGCTGGGTGCCGATCATTGGCGATCCCCTGACGGTGATCGCAGGCTTTCTGCGCGAGCCGCTGTGGATTTTCATTTTGATCGTCGGCGTGGTGAAAGTGGCGCGCTATTTGGTAGTGGCGGCGGCTGTGGCGGGGTTTGTTTGA
- a CDS encoding class II aldolase/adducin family protein: MTKDEAKQKLIDAGLVLEAAGLGDFTRGHVSIRVPGETELFYMKPHSFGFDEMTMDNIVTCNIEGEKIAGGGPRHSEVYIHSEIFRIRPDVHSVIHAHPTHAVALSATDRPLRMISQPSAVFADGIGVYRDTIDLIRSKDMGAGVAKALGGTKAAFLKNHGVATVGGTLEECVILTIMLENAAQIQILAESTGSVGAEFPRDDIMRLHDKICRPEQHKINFDYLVRKARRQLRG, translated from the coding sequence ATGACCAAGGACGAAGCTAAACAGAAACTGATCGATGCGGGCCTGGTGCTCGAGGCCGCCGGCCTCGGCGATTTCACGCGTGGGCATGTGTCCATCCGCGTGCCGGGCGAGACGGAACTCTTCTATATGAAGCCGCATAGTTTCGGTTTCGACGAGATGACGATGGACAATATCGTCACCTGCAACATCGAAGGTGAGAAGATCGCCGGCGGTGGTCCGCGCCACAGCGAAGTCTATATTCATTCCGAAATCTTCCGCATCCGGCCCGATGTGCATTCGGTCATCCATGCTCATCCCACCCATGCGGTCGCCCTGTCGGCCACCGATCGGCCCCTGCGCATGATCAGCCAGCCGAGCGCCGTCTTCGCCGACGGCATCGGCGTCTACCGCGACACGATCGACCTCATTCGCTCCAAGGACATGGGTGCCGGCGTCGCCAAAGCGCTTGGTGGCACCAAAGCCGCTTTCCTGAAAAACCATGGCGTCGCAACCGTTGGCGGTACTTTGGAGGAATGCGTGATTCTGACGATCATGCTGGAAAACGCGGCGCAGATTCAGATCCTCGCCGAATCCACCGGTTCGGTCGGCGCCGAATTTCCGCGCGACGACATCATGCGTCTGCACGACAAGATCTGCCGGCCGGAACAGCACAAGATCAACTTCGATTATCTGGTGCGCAAGGCGCGCCGGCAGCTGCGAGGTTAG
- a CDS encoding DUF1993 domain-containing protein: MTISLYEASVPVFTQLLTGVSALLDKLCEQAAAKKIDPALFLNERLYPNMFTYGRQMQAMCDWANNTTAWLAGIDPPKFANDERTIADWKGRIKRTLDFIGTVDANAMNGAEDKDIVYPAAGGTRHMKGKDFLLHQALPQFYFHVTIAYAILRARGIDCGKRDFVGPIPRMTQLT; encoded by the coding sequence ATGACAATCTCACTTTACGAGGCATCGGTGCCTGTCTTCACGCAGCTGCTCACCGGCGTCTCGGCCCTGCTCGACAAGCTGTGCGAACAGGCGGCGGCAAAGAAAATCGACCCGGCGCTTTTCCTCAACGAGCGGCTCTATCCCAATATGTTCACCTATGGCCGGCAGATGCAGGCCATGTGCGACTGGGCCAACAACACCACCGCTTGGCTCGCCGGCATCGATCCGCCCAAATTCGCTAATGACGAGAGGACGATCGCCGACTGGAAGGGACGCATCAAGCGGACGCTCGACTTCATCGGCACGGTCGACGCCAATGCGATGAACGGCGCCGAGGACAAGGACATCGTCTATCCGGCGGCCGGTGGCACCCGTCATATGAAGGGCAAGGATTTTCTGCTGCATCAGGCGCTGCCTCAGTTTTATTTTCACGTCACGATCGCCTATGCGATTTTGCGGGCCCGCGGGATCGACTGCGGCAAGCGCGATTTCGTCGGCCCGATCCCGCGCATGACCCAGCTCACGTAA
- a CDS encoding RidA family protein, with the protein MIKRIESGARMSKAVVHGNTVYLAGQVADKAKGKSVGEQTTEILSIIDGLLEKAGTDKTKILSVNIWLTDMSTFGEMNAVWDTWVVAGQTPARATVESKLAAPDYKVEIAVIAAIA; encoded by the coding sequence ATGATTAAGCGTATCGAATCTGGCGCGCGTATGAGCAAGGCCGTGGTTCACGGCAACACGGTCTATCTGGCCGGCCAGGTCGCCGACAAAGCCAAGGGCAAGAGCGTCGGCGAACAGACGACCGAGATTCTGTCGATCATCGATGGGCTTTTGGAAAAGGCCGGCACCGACAAGACGAAGATCCTCTCCGTCAACATCTGGCTGACCGATATGTCGACCTTCGGCGAGATGAACGCCGTGTGGGACACGTGGGTTGTCGCTGGCCAGACACCGGCTCGCGCGACGGTGGAATCGAAGCTCGCCGCCCCCGACTACAAGGTCGAGATCGCGGTCATCGCCGCCATCGCGTAA
- the moeB gene encoding molybdopterin-synthase adenylyltransferase MoeB, with translation MTQPEKLNEEEIERYARHIVLRGIGGPGQQKLKSARVLVIGAGALGSPLIQYLAAAGVGTIGVVDDDTVALSNLQRQVIHNTADVGRLKLDSARDAVGRLNPHVAFVSHVVRLNVENARALVRDYDVIADGSDNFDTRYAVSDACFFEGKPLVTAAVGVFDGSLTTLRPFERGEDGKPNPTYRCLFPEPPPAGTVPTCSEAGVLGALTGTMGAMMAMEVVRQIVGFGDALIGRFLLVDAWSMRFETMQYEWDPANPLNGEKAGPI, from the coding sequence ATGACACAGCCTGAAAAATTGAACGAAGAGGAAATCGAACGCTATGCGCGCCATATCGTGCTGCGCGGCATCGGTGGTCCAGGCCAGCAGAAGCTTAAAAGCGCGCGTGTTCTGGTCATCGGCGCGGGCGCCCTGGGCTCCCCCCTCATTCAATATCTCGCCGCTGCCGGTGTTGGCACAATCGGCGTCGTCGATGATGACACCGTCGCGCTCTCCAATCTGCAGCGCCAGGTGATCCACAACACCGCCGATGTCGGTCGCTTGAAGCTCGACAGTGCGCGCGATGCGGTCGGCCGTCTCAATCCGCACGTCGCCTTCGTGTCGCACGTGGTGCGGCTGAATGTGGAGAACGCGCGGGCGCTGGTGCGCGATTATGATGTGATCGCCGATGGCTCGGACAATTTCGACACGCGCTATGCGGTGTCCGATGCCTGCTTTTTCGAGGGCAAGCCGCTGGTCACGGCGGCGGTTGGCGTGTTCGATGGCTCGCTGACGACCCTGCGTCCGTTCGAGCGCGGCGAAGATGGCAAGCCCAATCCGACCTATCGCTGTCTGTTTCCCGAGCCGCCGCCGGCGGGCACGGTGCCGACCTGTTCGGAAGCGGGCGTTCTCGGCGCGCTGACCGGTACGATGGGCGCGATGATGGCGATGGAAGTTGTGCGCCAGATCGTCGGCTTCGGGGATGCCCTTATCGGCCGCTTTCTGCTGGTCGATGCCTGGTCTATGCGCTTCGAGACCATGCAGTACGAATGGGATCCGGCCAATCCGCTCAATGGCGAAAAGGCCGGTCCCATCTGA
- a CDS encoding phosphatase PAP2 family protein, producing MFRTLLLLQVAAIALVALVFGLWPQLDLDAARAFVGSDGLFIGATRAGVALRYVFYVAPLALAIILLLLWLIAKRRTLRWPVPSNKAMAFMVICLALGPGLLTNVILKEHSHRPRPFHVAEVNKGGIWPFRPWYKFDGQCQSNCSFVSGEASSSMWTLAPALMAPPPFQAAAIVGSIILTIATGLWRMALGGHFLSDVLLGALLTSLLITLVYGAMFRRRPPPA from the coding sequence ATGTTCAGAACGCTCCTTCTTCTGCAAGTCGCGGCTATCGCATTGGTCGCTCTGGTTTTTGGCCTATGGCCGCAGCTCGATCTCGATGCGGCCCGCGCCTTTGTCGGCAGCGACGGACTGTTCATCGGCGCGACACGGGCCGGCGTTGCATTGCGCTATGTGTTTTATGTGGCGCCGCTGGCGCTGGCGATCATTCTGCTGCTGCTGTGGCTGATCGCCAAGCGGCGCACGCTGCGCTGGCCGGTGCCCAGCAATAAAGCGATGGCCTTCATGGTCATCTGCCTGGCGCTGGGACCAGGGCTTCTGACCAATGTCATCCTCAAGGAACATTCGCACCGTCCCAGACCGTTCCATGTGGCCGAGGTCAACAAGGGCGGCATCTGGCCGTTCCGGCCCTGGTACAAATTCGACGGCCAATGCCAGAGCAATTGCTCCTTCGTCTCCGGCGAGGCCTCATCCTCCATGTGGACCCTGGCGCCGGCGCTGATGGCGCCGCCGCCCTTCCAGGCCGCCGCCATTGTCGGGTCGATCATCCTGACCATCGCCACTGGCTTGTGGCGCATGGCGCTCGGCGGCCATTTCCTGTCCGACGTCCTGCTCGGCGCCTTGCTGACCAGCCTGCTGATCACCCTGGTCTATGGAGCGATGTTTCGCCGCCGGCCGCCGCCCGCTTAA
- a CDS encoding argininosuccinate synthase, producing the protein MSKPKSDIKRVVLAYSGGLDTSIILKWLQTEYGCEVVTFTADLGQGEELEPARQKALLLGIKPENIFIEDLREEFVRDYVFPMFRANAQYEGLYLLGTSIARPLIAKKQIEIARKVGADAVCHGATGKGNDQVRFELGYYALEPDIKVIAPWREWDLTSRTALLAFAEKNQIPIAKDKRGEAPFSVDANLLHASSEGKVLEDPALETPDYVYSRTIDPEKAPDQATYITIDFEKGDPVAIDGQKMSPATLLTRLNELGRANGIGRLDLVENRFVGMKSRGMYETPGGTILYFAHRGIESLTLDRGAAHLKDELMPKYAELIYNGFWFSPEREMLQALIDRSQEFVTGRVRLKLYKGSAWVVGRESKYSLYDQDLVTFEEGAAAYDHRDAAGFIKLNALRLRTLEKRNRKTKG; encoded by the coding sequence ATGTCGAAGCCCAAGTCCGATATCAAGCGCGTCGTGCTCGCCTATTCCGGTGGCCTCGACACCTCGATCATCCTGAAATGGCTTCAGACCGAATATGGCTGCGAGGTCGTGACCTTCACCGCCGACCTCGGCCAGGGCGAGGAGCTGGAACCAGCCCGCCAGAAGGCGCTGCTGCTCGGCATCAAGCCGGAAAACATCTTCATCGAGGATCTGCGCGAAGAATTCGTGCGCGACTATGTGTTCCCGATGTTCCGCGCCAATGCCCAGTATGAAGGGCTCTATCTGCTCGGCACCTCGATCGCCCGGCCGCTGATCGCCAAGAAACAGATCGAAATCGCCCGCAAGGTCGGCGCCGATGCGGTCTGCCATGGCGCCACCGGCAAGGGTAACGACCAGGTGCGCTTCGAGCTTGGCTATTATGCGCTGGAGCCGGATATCAAGGTCATCGCGCCGTGGCGCGAATGGGACCTGACGTCGCGCACGGCCCTGCTCGCCTTCGCCGAAAAGAACCAGATTCCCATTGCCAAGGACAAGCGTGGCGAGGCGCCGTTCTCAGTCGACGCCAATCTGCTGCACGCCTCCTCAGAGGGCAAAGTGCTGGAAGATCCGGCCCTGGAAACGCCGGATTACGTCTATTCCCGCACGATCGACCCGGAAAAGGCGCCCGATCAGGCGACTTACATCACGATCGACTTCGAAAAGGGCGATCCGGTCGCCATCGACGGCCAGAAAATGTCGCCGGCGACCCTGCTGACGCGTCTGAACGAACTCGGCCGGGCCAATGGCATTGGCCGGCTCGATCTGGTCGAAAACCGCTTCGTCGGCATGAAGTCGCGCGGCATGTATGAGACGCCGGGCGGCACGATCCTCTATTTCGCCCATCGCGGCATCGAATCGCTGACGCTCGACCGTGGCGCGGCCCATCTCAAGGATGAGCTAATGCCGAAATATGCCGAGCTGATCTACAACGGCTTCTGGTTCTCGCCGGAGCGCGAGATGCTGCAGGCCTTGATCGATCGCAGCCAGGAATTCGTCACCGGCCGGGTCCGCCTGAAACTGTACAAAGGCAGCGCCTGGGTTGTCGGCCGCGAAAGCAAGTATTCCTTGTATGATCAGGATCTTGTGACCTTCGAAGAGGGTGCGGCGGCCTATGATCACCGAGATGCGGCGGGCTTCATCAAGCTGAACGCGCTGCGCCTGCGGACCCTGGAGAAGCGTAACCGCAAGACGAAGGGCTAG
- the typA gene encoding translational GTPase TypA produces the protein MKLRNIAIIAHVDHGKTTLVDRLLQQSGSFRDNQRVAERVMDSNDLEKERGITILAKATSVVWKDVRVNIVDTPGHADFGGEVERILSMVDSAIVLVDAAEGPMPQTKFVVGKALKIGLKPIVCINKVDRPDARVTEVVNEVFDLFAALDATDEQLDFPIIYGSAKQGWMAESPEGPNDQGMAALFDLVLRHVPEPTIEAGAFRMLGTLLEANPYLGRVVTGRVFAGTIKPNQAVKVLDHTGKVVETGRVSKILAFRGIERQPIDEAEAGDIVAIAGLEKYNVADTLCAPEVSEPLQAQPIDPPTLSMTFMVNDSPLAGTEGDKVTSRVIRDRLFREAEGNVALRVEPAPNSDAYIVSGRGELQLAILIETMRREGFELSISRPRVVFQRGEDGETLEPIEEVVIDVDEEHSGVVVQKMAERKAEMIEMRPSGGNRLRLVFHAPTRGLIGYQGELLTDTRGTAIMNRLFHEYAPYKGDIQGRRNGVLISNEAGEAVAYALWKLEDRGPMMIEPGWKVYRGMIVGEHTRDNDLEINVLKGKQLTNIRTQSKDEAVRLTPPIRMTLEKALAYIEDDERVEVTPKSIRLRKAILDPNDRKRAERSKEAVA, from the coding sequence ATGAAACTGCGAAATATCGCCATCATCGCGCACGTCGATCACGGCAAAACCACGCTGGTCGACCGTTTGCTTCAGCAGTCCGGGTCATTCCGCGACAATCAACGCGTCGCTGAACGCGTCATGGATTCCAACGACCTGGAAAAGGAACGAGGCATCACCATTCTCGCCAAGGCGACTTCGGTGGTGTGGAAGGACGTCCGGGTCAACATCGTCGACACGCCAGGCCACGCCGACTTCGGTGGTGAGGTCGAGCGCATTCTGTCGATGGTCGACAGCGCCATCGTCCTGGTGGACGCGGCCGAAGGGCCGATGCCGCAGACGAAATTCGTCGTCGGCAAGGCGCTCAAGATCGGCCTGAAGCCGATCGTCTGCATCAACAAGGTCGATCGGCCGGATGCGCGAGTGACCGAGGTGGTCAACGAAGTGTTCGATCTGTTCGCCGCCCTTGATGCGACCGACGAGCAACTCGACTTCCCGATCATCTACGGCTCGGCCAAACAAGGCTGGATGGCAGAGTCCCCGGAAGGTCCCAATGATCAGGGCATGGCCGCACTGTTCGATCTCGTGCTGCGCCATGTTCCTGAACCCACCATCGAAGCAGGTGCGTTCCGCATGCTCGGCACCCTGCTGGAAGCCAATCCTTATCTCGGCCGGGTCGTCACCGGCCGAGTTTTTGCAGGGACCATCAAGCCGAACCAGGCGGTGAAGGTTCTCGACCATACCGGCAAAGTGGTGGAAACCGGCCGCGTCTCGAAAATTCTCGCTTTCCGCGGTATCGAGCGCCAGCCAATCGACGAGGCGGAAGCAGGCGACATCGTCGCCATCGCCGGTCTGGAAAAGTACAACGTCGCCGATACGCTGTGCGCCCCTGAGGTGAGCGAACCGCTGCAGGCGCAGCCGATCGATCCGCCGACCCTGTCGATGACCTTCATGGTCAACGATTCGCCGCTCGCCGGCACTGAGGGCGACAAGGTGACGAGCCGCGTCATTCGCGACCGTCTGTTCCGCGAAGCGGAAGGCAATGTCGCCCTGCGCGTCGAGCCCGCACCGAACTCCGATGCCTATATCGTGTCTGGTCGTGGCGAATTGCAACTCGCCATTCTGATCGAGACCATGCGTCGCGAAGGGTTCGAGCTGTCGATCTCGCGGCCGCGCGTGGTGTTCCAGCGCGGTGAAGACGGCGAAACGCTCGAGCCGATCGAGGAAGTCGTCATCGACGTGGATGAAGAACATTCCGGCGTCGTCGTGCAGAAGATGGCCGAACGCAAGGCTGAGATGATCGAAATGCGCCCCTCCGGCGGCAATCGTCTGCGCCTGGTGTTCCACGCCCCGACGCGTGGCCTCATCGGCTATCAGGGCGAACTGCTCACCGATACCCGTGGCACGGCGATCATGAACCGCCTGTTCCACGAATATGCGCCTTACAAGGGTGACATTCAGGGCCGCCGCAACGGCGTGCTGATCTCCAACGAAGCGGGCGAAGCTGTCGCCTACGCGCTGTGGAAGCTGGAAGATCGCGGCCCGATGATGATCGAGCCCGGTTGGAAGGTCTATCGCGGCATGATCGTTGGCGAACATACCCGCGACAACGACCTTGAGATCAACGTGCTGAAGGGCAAGCAGCTCACCAACATTCGCACGCAGAGCAAGGACGAAGCGGTGCGCCTGACGCCGCCGATCCGCATGACCCTCGAAAAGGCGCTGGCCTATATCGAGGATGACGAGCGGGTGGAAGTGACGCCGAAGTCGATCCGGCTGCGCAAGGCGATCCTCGATCCGAACGATCGCAAGCGCGCCGAGCGCTCGAAGGAAGCCGTAGCCTAA
- the mutM gene encoding bifunctional DNA-formamidopyrimidine glycosylase/DNA-(apurinic or apyrimidinic site) lyase, which yields MPELPEVETVRRGLEPHMTGETFAAVEQRRPNLRFPFPERFVERLQGRQLVGLGRRAKYLVGDLDDGTVLVMHLGMSGSFRIERDGEEATPGAFQYDRSKAAAHDHVTFKMSNGARIIYNDPRRFGFMQLIARNELAAHPLFASMGIEPLGNELDGTLIATVFADKKAPLKAALLDQRLIAGLGNIYVSEALHRSGLSPRRAAGTLAKNKGLMAGKADLLAVSIRDVLMEAVAAGGSSLRDHRQTDGTLGYFQHSFRVYDREGTPCPTPKCTGTIQRIVQSGRSTFFCAKCQR from the coding sequence ATGCCTGAACTTCCCGAAGTCGAAACCGTCCGTCGCGGCCTTGAGCCGCATATGACCGGCGAGACCTTCGCCGCCGTCGAGCAGCGGCGTCCCAATCTGCGCTTTCCCTTCCCTGAGCGTTTCGTCGAACGGCTTCAAGGGCGGCAATTGGTTGGCCTGGGCCGGCGCGCCAAATATCTCGTCGGCGATCTCGATGATGGCACCGTGCTGGTCATGCATCTGGGCATGAGTGGCTCATTCCGCATTGAGCGAGACGGTGAGGAGGCGACACCAGGCGCGTTTCAATATGATCGTTCCAAGGCGGCGGCGCACGATCATGTGACGTTCAAAATGTCGAACGGCGCGCGCATTATCTACAACGATCCGCGCCGCTTTGGCTTCATGCAGCTCATCGCACGCAACGAGCTGGCCGCCCATCCGCTGTTCGCCAGCATGGGCATCGAGCCCTTGGGCAATGAGCTGGACGGCACCCTGATCGCCACGGTTTTTGCGGATAAGAAAGCGCCGTTGAAAGCGGCGCTGTTGGATCAGCGGCTGATCGCTGGCCTCGGCAATATCTATGTCAGTGAAGCCCTGCATCGTTCGGGGTTGTCGCCGCGCCGCGCCGCAGGAACGCTGGCCAAGAACAAGGGCCTCATGGCCGGCAAAGCCGATCTGCTGGCGGTGTCGATCCGTGATGTGTTGATGGAGGCGGTGGCGGCCGGCGGTTCGTCGCTGCGTGATCATCGCCAGACGGACGGAACGCTCGGCTATTTTCAGCATTCGTTCCGGGTTTACGATCGCGAAGGTACGCCCTGTCCGACCCCGAAATGCACCGGCACCATCCAGCGCATCGTGCAATCGGGCCGCTCGACGTTCTTTTGCGCAAAGTGCCAGCGCTGA
- the ubiE gene encoding bifunctional demethylmenaquinone methyltransferase/2-methoxy-6-polyprenyl-1,4-benzoquinol methylase UbiE, which produces MQTDQKPAETTDSDIDFGFSRVQLGEKQGLVNDVFHKVAGRYDLMNDLMSAGLHRIWKDILVGRIGLSQSRRFRHIDVAGGTGDVAFRIADAGGPDTRVTVADINGAMLDVGRERAIKRHLDGQVDFVEANAEELPFEDNSFDGYTIAFGIRNVPRRDKALREAWRVLRRGGHFQCLEFSEVDVPLLDKFYRTYSFTAIPAIGKVITGDGQPYRYLVESIAQFPPPETFRQMVEDAGFQRARFQRLSGGIVAIHSGWKL; this is translated from the coding sequence ATGCAAACCGACCAAAAACCAGCCGAAACCACCGATTCCGACATTGATTTCGGCTTTTCGCGCGTTCAGCTCGGCGAAAAGCAGGGGCTAGTCAACGACGTCTTCCATAAGGTGGCGGGCCGTTACGACCTGATGAACGACCTGATGTCGGCCGGGCTGCACCGGATCTGGAAGGATATTCTGGTTGGACGGATCGGCCTGAGCCAGAGCCGACGTTTTCGCCATATCGATGTGGCGGGTGGCACCGGCGACGTCGCCTTCCGCATCGCCGACGCCGGCGGCCCCGATACCCGCGTTACGGTCGCCGACATCAATGGCGCCATGCTCGATGTCGGACGCGAGCGCGCCATCAAGCGGCATCTCGACGGCCAAGTCGATTTCGTCGAGGCCAATGCGGAAGAACTGCCCTTCGAGGACAATTCCTTCGACGGCTATACGATCGCCTTCGGCATTCGGAACGTGCCGCGCCGCGACAAGGCGCTGCGCGAAGCCTGGCGCGTGCTGCGCCGGGGCGGGCACTTCCAGTGCCTGGAGTTTTCCGAAGTCGACGTGCCGCTGCTCGACAAATTCTATCGCACCTATTCCTTCACCGCGATCCCAGCAATCGGCAAGGTCATCACCGGAGACGGCCAGCCCTATCGCTATCTGGTGGAATCGATCGCGCAATTCCCGCCGCCGGAAACATTCCGCCAGATGGTGGAGGATGCCGGCTTCCAGCGCGCCCGCTTCCAACGCCTGAGCGGTGGCATCGTGGCCATTCATTCCGGCTGGAAGCTGTAG
- the ubiB gene encoding 2-polyprenylphenol 6-hydroxylase, producing the protein MFQAVGHIFRLVQASYVMAREGVFSDVDASMLPPPARAPLALAKLIARRTSGGTGSRLTRAMARLGPSYVKLGQFLATRPDIVGMNSARELEALQDRMPPFPRDEAVRVIERSFDKKLADIYADFSEPVAAASIAQVHKATVSDATGTREVAVKVLRPGIERRFARDLTDMFFAARIAERWSAEARRLRFIGIVETLARTVRMEMDFRLEAAAASEFGENVAKDHDFRVPDVDWNLTAKDVLTLEWIDGVPLSDIAALERSGFDRRNLGRIVIQSFLTHAVRDGLFHADMHQGNLFIDRDSRLVAVDFGIMGRLGPKERRFLAEILFGFITRNYQRVAEVHFEAGYVPSSQRVADFAQAIRAIGEPIHSRKADEISMAKLLTLLFEITALFEMKTRTELVMLQKTMVVVEGVARSLDPHLDMWATAEPVIGEWIKEKLGPVGIMQEAGRGVTNLGKIAFQLPDLLDRAEALVRRLNDDQFLFDSERALEKAAASAGEHWKWMGIWTVVILLVVALMVR; encoded by the coding sequence TTGTTTCAAGCAGTCGGTCATATCTTTCGTCTGGTGCAGGCCTCCTATGTGATGGCGCGCGAAGGCGTGTTCTCGGACGTCGATGCCAGCATGCTGCCGCCGCCGGCGCGCGCGCCGTTGGCGCTGGCCAAGCTGATCGCGCGGCGCACGAGCGGCGGAACCGGCTCGCGCTTGACGCGCGCCATGGCGCGCCTTGGCCCGTCCTATGTGAAACTCGGTCAGTTTCTGGCGACGCGGCCCGATATCGTCGGCATGAATTCAGCGCGCGAGCTCGAAGCCCTGCAGGATCGGATGCCGCCCTTCCCGCGCGACGAAGCGGTCAGGGTCATCGAACGATCGTTCGATAAGAAGCTCGCCGACATCTACGCCGACTTCAGCGAACCGGTGGCGGCGGCCTCAATCGCACAGGTCCATAAAGCAACGGTCTCCGACGCAACCGGCACGCGCGAAGTGGCCGTCAAAGTGCTGCGGCCCGGCATCGAGCGGCGCTTCGCGCGCGATCTCACCGACATGTTCTTTGCCGCGCGCATCGCCGAACGTTGGTCGGCGGAGGCACGACGCCTGCGCTTCATCGGCATTGTCGAAACCCTGGCGCGCACCGTGCGCATGGAAATGGATTTTCGGCTGGAAGCGGCCGCCGCGTCCGAATTCGGCGAGAATGTCGCCAAGGACCACGATTTCCGCGTGCCCGATGTCGATTGGAATCTAACCGCCAAGGATGTGCTGACCTTGGAGTGGATCGACGGCGTGCCACTGTCCGACATCGCCGCGCTCGAACGCAGCGGTTTCGATCGCCGGAATCTCGGCCGCATCGTCATCCAATCGTTCCTGACCCATGCGGTGCGCGACGGCCTGTTCCATGCCGACATGCATCAGGGCAATCTGTTCATTGATCGCGACAGCCGACTTGTCGCGGTCGACTTCGGCATCATGGGCCGGCTCGGCCCGAAGGAACGGCGTTTCCTCGCCGAAATCCTGTTCGGCTTCATTACGCGCAATTACCAGCGCGTCGCCGAAGTGCATTTCGAGGCGGGCTATGTGCCGTCGTCGCAGCGCGTCGCCGATTTCGCCCAAGCCATTCGCGCCATCGGTGAGCCGATCCATTCGCGCAAGGCCGATGAAATCTCGATGGCGAAGCTTTTGACTTTGCTGTTTGAGATCACCGCCCTCTTCGAAATGAAGACGCGCACCGAACTGGTCATGCTGCAGAAGACCATGGTGGTCGTCGAAGGCGTGGCGCGCTCGCTCGACCCGCACCTTGATATGTGGGCGACAGCCGAACCGGTCATCGGCGAATGGATCAAGGAGAAGCTCGGCCCGGTCGGCATCATGCAGGAAGCGGGACGCGGCGTCACCAATCTCGGCAAGATCGCCTTTCAGCTGCCGGACCTGCTCGATCGCGCCGAAGCCCTGGTGCGACGGCTCAACGATGATCAGTTCCTTTTCGATAGCGAGCGCGCGCTCGAAAAGGCCGCCGCGTCAGCCGGCGAACACTGGAAATGGATGGGCATATGGACGGTCGTCATCCTTCTGGTCGTGGCGTTGATGGTGCGCTAA